One genomic window of Bactrocera dorsalis isolate Fly_Bdor chromosome 4, ASM2337382v1, whole genome shotgun sequence includes the following:
- the LOC125778414 gene encoding double-stranded RNA-specific editase Adar-like, whose amino-acid sequence MFDPKYSYRRRPADVFQLMYPSYFRKRHYYNNDSFARSLGPRPTIYRRRFVRPLLLPTPDHPNMNGYSRKSPSKRRYEGSKYPVLPKKKPRTGKERIPQPKNTVAMLNELRHGLVYKLESQTGPVHAPLFTISVEVSVVNIP is encoded by the exons ATGTTCGATCCCAAATACAGCTACAGAAGACGACCGGCCGATGTGTTTCAACTTATGTATCCCAGTTATTTTCGTAAGCGTCATTATTACAACAATGATTCTTTTGCGCGTTCGCTGGGACCACGGCCGACCATCTATCGGCGGCGTTTTGTGAGA CCTTTACTACTACCAACACCAGATCATCCAAATATGAATGGCTACAGTCGCAAGTCACCATCGAAGCGTCGCTATGAGGGCTCGAAGTATCCGG tgttgccGAAGAAGAAGCCACGTACGGGCAAGGAGCGCATACCGCAACCGAAGAACACTGTCGCCATGCTGAATGAGCTGCGCCATGGCTTGGTCTATAAGCTGGAGTCGCAAACCGGTCCGGTGCATGCACCGTTATTCACTATATCCGTTgaggtgagtgtggtgaatataccataa